CCGGATCGCCCTCCGGCACGAGGAAACCGGTCGCACCGTCGCGGACCGTGGTCGTGAGCCCCCCCACCCGGGAGGCGATCACGGGGCTGCCGCAGGCCATGGCCTCGAGCGCCACCATGCCGAAGGACTCGTAGTAGGAAGGCATGACGGTGGCGTCCGCGGCGGCATAGAAGAGGCGCAGCCGCTCCTGGGGCTGCGCCCCAAGGAAGCTCACCCGCTCCCTCAAGCCGAGCCCGCTGACGCGCTCCCTGAGGTACTCGGCATGCCCGTTCTCCGGCTCGTCCTGATCTCCCCCCACGATGAGGAGCCGGGCGGCCCCGTCGAGCACCGTCATGGCCTCGAGCAGCGTCTCGAGTCCCTTGATGGGCTGGAGCCGGCCGACGTAGAGCAGGAGCGGGTCCGGCGGCAGCGCCAGGAGCGCCTTGGCCTCGTCGCGAGGAAGGGGCCGGAACAGCTCGGTGTCCACGCCACAGGGGATGACGGCGATGCGGTCGGTGGAGGCGCCGTAGTACCAGGCCAGATGCGCCCGCTCCACGACGTTGGCGGCAACGATCCGGTCCGCCAGGCGGACGATCCGCTCCTCCTCCACGAGCCGGATCTCCGGCTCCACCTCGGCCGCCGTGCGCGCCACGGAGTTCTTGAGCCGGCCCAGCGTGTGGAACATCTGGACCACCGGCACGCCCCATGACTGCCGGAGCGCGAGCCCGGCCACCCCGGAGAGCCAGTAGTGGGCGTGGATCAGATCGTACTCGAGCCCCTCGGCCCGGCGGTACGCCTCGACGCCGGCGACGAACTCGGGCAGGTGGCGGTGCACCTCCTCGCGCGCCATGGGCGCCTGGGGCCCGGCAGGGAGATGGATCACGCGGGCCCCCGCCCCCAGGTCCACAACCCGGGAGATGCCCGGGTTCTGCGACCGGGTGAACACGTCGACGTGGACGCCCATGCGCCCCAGCTCCCGGGCCGTGGCGCGCACGTAGACGTTCATCCCCCCCGTCTCCTTCCCGCCGAGGGCCGCCAGCGGGCAGGTGTGGACGGACAGGATGGCGACCCGGAGCGTCACGGCGCCACCCGTACGGTGAAGAGATCGGCGGGCACCGGTCCGAAGGCGTACTTGTACGCCTCCTCGCCGCGCAGGAAGTCGAAGACGGCGATGCCACGCTCGATGGCGTCCCGGATCACGTGCCCGAGCAGCACGATGCCCGGAGCCAGGCGGGCCCGGGTCGGATCGAAGCCCGAGTTGTAGAGGCCGACCGCCCCGCCGTACTCAAGGCAGAGGAAGGCGGCGATGGGGGCGCCGCCGGAGTCGAGGAACCAGAGCCGCGCCCAGCCCGCCTCGGCGAGCGCCCGGAGGGCGTCGCGGAAGAACCGCTCCATCGCCTCGTCCATGAAGCGCGCCTTGCCGGCTCGCGACAGGCGATGGAGTCGCAGGAACTCGGTCATGGCGTCATCCCATCCATCGGGGCCAGCCACGCTGCGGAGCTCGGTCCCGGGCAGCTCCGCCTCGAGCCGGCGCATCTTCCGGCGCAGCTCGTGCCGGTCCTTGCCCGACAGCCGCGCGAGGTAGGCCTCCCAGGTCGGCGGCAGCGCCAGGACCGGGCAGCGCTCCTCCCGCTCGATCCGGGTCCCGAGCCCGTGGGGCGGCGCCAGCACGGGCAGCAAGGCGAGCGTCGGTGAGGCCGCCCGGATCCCGTGCAGGTCCCACTCGCCCGCGGCCGGCGCCCGATGCTCCAGGAGTGCCCCCCAGATCTCCTCCTCGCGCCCGGCCGGCGCGATCAGATCCAGGTAGTCGGAGACATCCACGCCACCGACGAGGCGCATGAGCGGGCCCGCAGCCTCTTCGTAGAGCGGCAGCAGGCCCACCAGGGCGCCGCTGTCCTCGGAGACGGTGAAGAGCTGCAGCGCGCGGTCCCCGAGGAAGGCGTGGGCCCAGGCCGTCTGCCACTGCCAGCTGAGGAAGACCGACGGGAGGGAGGAGGCCGCGACGAGGGCGTTCCAGCCAGCGGCGTCCAGCCCGTCGAAGCCGGAGAGGGACTCGACCTTCATGCGCGGCTAGAGATCGGAATCATCGCCTCCGCCCTCCGGGGCCTCGCCGTCCGGGCCCCCGGCCCCGCCGCCCTCGTCGCCCTCGGCGATCGCCTCCTCCATGGCCGCCTCCACGTCCTCCCCCATGTCCTCGCCCATCTCCTGACCCATGCGCTTCATGAAGCGGGCCACGCTGCGCGGGTCGTTCTCGTCGAGATCGCCGTACTGCGCGGGATCGGCGAGGGAGTCGAGCCGGGCATCCTCGGACTTGACGGTGGCGAAGCGCGACATGAGGCGGGAGAGCTGGGCGCTGCCGCAGCGGGGGCAGATGGGGGGGGCGGCCGTGGATGGCGAGAGTACCAGCAGGCTCACCCGGCGGCGACAGCCGTGGCATTCGTACTCGTAGATCGGCACCTGGCACTCCTCCGCGCGGTTCTGGGGCTGCCCGTCATTCTAGCATTCCCCGCTCGGCCCGGTCGCCGCGGGGCGCGATCGCTGGCGCTGCCGCCTGCG
This region of Candidatus Rokuibacteriota bacterium genomic DNA includes:
- a CDS encoding glycosyltransferase, which gives rise to MNVYVRATARELGRMGVHVDVFTRSQNPGISRVVDLGAGARVIHLPAGPQAPMAREEVHRHLPEFVAGVEAYRRAEGLEYDLIHAHYWLSGVAGLALRQSWGVPVVQMFHTLGRLKNSVARTAAEVEPEIRLVEEERIVRLADRIVAANVVERAHLAWYYGASTDRIAVIPCGVDTELFRPLPRDEAKALLALPPDPLLLYVGRLQPIKGLETLLEAMTVLDGAARLLIVGGDQDEPENGHAEYLRERVSGLGLRERVSFLGAQPQERLRLFYAAADATVMPSYYESFGMVALEAMACGSPVIASRVGGLTTTVRDGATGFLVPEGDPAALAERAALLLEDPRRREQFGREAQRWAAEHRWPCVAEAVCRLYSALRPGASSHLARARCRSGRTGW
- a CDS encoding GNAT family N-acetyltransferase codes for the protein MKVESLSGFDGLDAAGWNALVAASSLPSVFLSWQWQTAWAHAFLGDRALQLFTVSEDSGALVGLLPLYEEAAGPLMRLVGGVDVSDYLDLIAPAGREEEIWGALLEHRAPAAGEWDLHGIRAASPTLALLPVLAPPHGLGTRIEREERCPVLALPPTWEAYLARLSGKDRHELRRKMRRLEAELPGTELRSVAGPDGWDDAMTEFLRLHRLSRAGKARFMDEAMERFFRDALRALAEAGWARLWFLDSGGAPIAAFLCLEYGGAVGLYNSGFDPTRARLAPGIVLLGHVIRDAIERGIAVFDFLRGEEAYKYAFGPVPADLFTVRVAP
- a CDS encoding zinc ribbon domain-containing protein; translation: MPIYEYECHGCRRRVSLLVLSPSTAAPPICPRCGSAQLSRLMSRFATVKSEDARLDSLADPAQYGDLDENDPRSVARFMKRMGQEMGEDMGEDVEAAMEEAIAEGDEGGGAGGPDGEAPEGGGDDSDL